GTCTTCCCGCTGACGTACCATCTCGATAACCATCTCCGCAGCACGGGTTCCCAGGATTTCGGAAGACTGTTTTACAGTAGAGAGCTTCATATACTTTGAGGGGAATATATCATCATAGCCTATAATCGACACTTTTCGTCCACACTCCATTCGGGCCTGAATACCTCCATATGCCAGGGTATCTGAAAAGTAGAAAATGCCATCAAGGGACTTATCGTTCATAAGTGAGAGGCTGATATCACAACACTCCTCTTCAGAATTGATGCAGAGCTCAGAGACCTGAATGCCGCCGACCTCTTCGGCCCGCTTCCGGAATCCATCAAATCGGTCAAGCTGCTGTTGTGAACGGTCAGTGAGACCAATCATCATTATCTTCTTACACTGTCGTGAAATAAGATAATCAGCTGCCAGAACACTACCCTTTACACTGTCATAGGTTATAAAACTGGATTCTGCATCATGATAGTCTACGTATAGAAAGGGAATCTTATGAAAATTAAGTATTTCCTGCTCTGACGCAGTGAGAGGTGGATCACCCAGGGTA
The Oceanispirochaeta sp. M1 genome window above contains:
- a CDS encoding LacI family DNA-binding transcriptional regulator, giving the protein MGDNITIKDIAAKAGVGIGTVSRVLNNSPNVKDSTRSEVLRIAKELNYVPNGAARMLVRQSHSSATVGLLLPVVENQFFFELIKYIHSCLKEQQFNIMIFSTDHGHDSVVHHIVEQRLTAVLTLGDPPLTASEQEILNFHKIPFLYVDYHDAESSFITYDSVKGSVLAADYLISRQCKKIMMIGLTDRSQQQLDRFDGFRKRAEEVGGIQVSELCINSEEECCDISLSLMNDKSLDGIFYFSDTLAYGGIQARMECGRKVSIIGYDDIFPSKYMKLSTVKQSSEILGTRAAEMVIEMVRQREDGEEKKLLQAILEPQLIDRDS